The Sphingobacteriales bacterium genome segment GTAGTCTCCTCCTCCGGCAGATTCCACCCATGTTCTGCCGCTGTTGCGATATCCCAGTCCAAGCCAGTATTGGTTTTTCCATTTGGTTACCACATTCAGGTCGAGCTGAGAGGGACTGTGGCGGGCATCCCGGTAAACCAATACCGGTTCAATAGCCCAGTTATCATTTTTCAGGTTAAACCGGTAAGATACAATGGCATTGAAATGACGGTAGAAGTCGAAAACATATTCATTATTTTCTGCCGTAAAATACCTGACTTTTGACTGAAGCAGGTAAGGCACTGAAAAGCCAACTTCGAGTTTCTTGAAATTGTAGCGAAACCCGAAACCTGCATCGAACCTCATGCCTTCAAATGACTGAAGTGTAAGAAGGTTGTCATTATAGTCTTTTACCTGTGCATTGCTCATCAGAAACTGATTTTCAGTCAATACGCCATTCAACGCAAAGGTCAGTTGGTGGTTTTCAGCCAGTTTGACCATATAGGCATAATTCAGGTTCATACTCATCCGGTCGAGCAGGCCGGTACGGTCGCTGATGACAAAACCGCCAATGCCCATATTGTTTTTCAGTAAGCCATGAACGCCAAAGATACGCGTCTTCGGGGCACCATTGATACCTACCCATTGATTGCGTGAGTCGAGGAAAGCCGACCATGTCCCATAATCGCCCGTATTGGCCGGATTGATTAAAATCCTGTTCAGATGATACAGATCATACACGGGAAGTTGCTGTGCCGACAGAGAAAGTGAAAAAAGCATGGCAACGATCCATAAGTTTATTATCCTGTTCTTTTTCATTGTTTTGTTCATTTAGCGGTTAACGTAAAATGGTTAAATATCCTGAATACACTTTATCGCTGTTATCAAACCTGATAAAGTAATAATAAGTGCCTTCAGGGACAGGATTTCCTTTGTACATGCCATCCCAGTTGTCGGCATAGGCTTTCTGACGATAGACTTCCACTCCCCAGCGGTCGTAAATTACCACTTCATTATCGGAGTAGTATTTCAGTCCGATATCCCAGATATCATTTGCTCCGTCACCGTTTGGTGTCAGCATGTTGACCAGATCAAGCGTATAATCAAGATTTACGGTAACTTTCAGTGACTTTGTGTTTTTACATCCTTTAAGGTCTTCCCCGGTTACGGTATAGGTAATGGTTTGTAACGGAAGTGAAACAGGATCGGATTTAAAGGCATTGTCGAGATAATCGGGTGGCGACCACGAATAGGTATTTGCTCCCCACGCCAGTAAAGGTACGGGTTTTCCAAGGCTGACCGCAGTATCTTCAGGAGATACCATGATAACAGGCAGTTCGTTTACAGTAACCATGATGCTGTCTTTGTTCACACAGCCATGATTGTCAAATACCAGTGCCCTGTATTTCCCGCTGTTTTTGGCAGTAATGGTAAATGTGTTTTCCCCTGTGGACCATAATATGGTATTGATGGCCGGTGAAACGGTCAGGACAACACTGTCGTTCCGGCAAAACTCTGTCGGGCCTCCTGCTGTGATGGTAACACTTGGCAATGCCCAGACATTCACGGCCTTCACAAAGGTGTCGCTGCAGGCAAAAATATTGGCCACAATCAGGCTTACCTGATAGGTGCCCGGTGACTGATACAGGTGTTTGGGGTTCTGGTTAATTTCCCCATGATTATCATCAAAATCCCAGTAATAATCTTTTATCGGGGCTCCGTTAGGTTGTGAGAGATTTTCAAAACTAACCGTGTTCCCGAGGCAGACGTCCTGGGCATTAAATCCGGCCGAAGGTGTTGGATGTATGGTTATATTCTTGGATATCATATCATTACATCCGTATGCAGAGCTTCCTGAAAGCTCAATGGTATAGGTTCCGGCATCGTTGTAAACATGAACAGGGTTGGCAGCAGTAGAAGTGTTGCCATCTCCGAATTTCCACAAATATGTTTTTGCGTATGAAAAACTGTTGTCGATGTTAATATCGTATCCAACGCAGGTATTTGAAAAGGTGAAGTTAAGCGTAGGCCGTGGGGCTATCACCACCAGTTTGACCGTATCTTTTACACATCCCTTATCCGATTCCGATTTAACCTGAACCAGATAATTTCCCGGAGCAATAAAGCTGAGTCTGTTGTCAGGGCTGGTGGTTGTCTGCTCATAGAGCGGATCTCCGTCAAAGTTCCAGTAATACTTGCTGATGCTTCCGCCTGCAACTGAGGAAGTAACAGTAAATTCGGTGGTATCATGGAAACAGGTTTTATCGAAATTAAAGTCAACAACCGGCAACGGATTTACCTTAACAGTCTTTAAAACAGTTGAAATACAGCCACTATCTGTTATCACCATGAGGCCAACAGTATAGGAACCGGGAGTATTGAACAAACGGGACACATCGGTACCGGAAGAATCATCATAGATCAGGTCATTGTTAAAGTCCCATTTGTATTTGACAATGCTGCCGCCCGAAATGGTTGAAGTGCTTTTAAAGGTGTTGGCTTCGCCCAAACAGGCATCCGTGGCAGTAAAACTAGCTACTGCCAGCGGATTGACTGTAATGGTTTTATAAGCGGTTGTAACAACGTTTAAACTACTCCGGATACGGATACCTACCGGATAACTGCCTGCAGAGGCAAACAGTTTGGTAACAACCGGTCCGGTGGCATCCGAAAAATTTCCGTCTGCATTAAAGTCCCATTCATACAGAACGATAGTTCCGGAGGTAACCGTTGAAGTACTTGTAAATTTAACAGCACTGCCATCGCATGCACTGGTATAGATAAAACTGGCTACATCACCAAAACTTTTGGTCATCATCAGGGCTGCTGCCAGTACCAGACTCAGGGTTTTCATTGCTTTTTTCATCGCTTTACTTTTTAAAAGTTTTACCATTCTCATTTTTTACCTCCTGAATATTTTATGTCTCAGCACACCGTCTTTGGTCGTTATTTCAACCATGTAGAGGCCTTTCGCATAATTCATGAGGTCGATGCGGTGGCGATACTGTTTATCAAATACATCTCCTTTATATTCGTCCATGACTGCCCCTTCGGAGTTAAGAACCCTGATATAGAGTTCTCCAATGTCCTGATTGGCTGTCATTTCCAGATTGACGTAATCGTCAGCAGGATTGGGATAAATGACTACACCGATATACTGTCCTGAATTTTCATCACCAATGGATGTCGGATAAATATTGAGCTGTTTGGTGATTGTATCGCTTGTACAGCTATTGATAGCAATCAGTGTTACAGTGTATTTACCAGCTGCTTTATAGATATGTACCGGAGAATTGGCGGTGGAAGTTGATGCATCTCCAAAGTTCCATTGATAAGATGTGGCATTCTTTGACTTATTGACAAATGATGCTGAATGGCTGTTGATGTACACATCAAAATCAGCTTCAGGAGGCAAGGTGTTGGAGCTGATGGTAATCAGCTTGCTCTGCAGGCAGAGTTTGCTGTCTTTTACCCAAATTTCATAGGTTCCGGATTTAAGATTGCTGAAAGTACCTGATGCCTGATAGTTGACACCATCTTTCGAATAGGTGTAAGGTGCGGTACCACCTGCGCCACTTACCGTCAATGCACCGGTACCGTCATTCGGACAGTTTTCATTGGTGATGTTATCCACTTTAATGCTTAGTGGTGCGGAAGGTTCGCTGATGGTAACCTGCTGATCGGTCTGACAACCATTCTGGTCGATTACCGTAACCGTGTAAACTCCTTTCACCAGATTGATAAAGTTGGAATCGCTGCGGTAATGTACTTTATCCAGCGTGAATTTATACGGTTTGACACCACCTGAGGCATGGACTGTAAGTTTTCCACTGAAGTCGCCATAGCAGGCCACATCTGTCTTGTCGATGCTCTTGATGGTCAGTGCCTGTGCAGGCTCTGTGATGGTAAAGCTGACTGAATCAAGGCACAGGTTGGCATCTCTGATGTAGGCTTTGTAATTGCCTGCAGGGAGATTGTTGAAGTAACCACTGGCCTGGAAGGTAGTTCCGTTCAGGCTATACTGGTACAGTCCGGTTCCGCCTGTTCCTGTCAAAGATACACTTCCTGTTGAGCTACCCTTACAACTGACATTTGTTTTGGAAGCAACGGTTACATCGAGTGCAGCAATAGGCTCTGTAATGGTAACACCCTGGGATTCACTGCAGTTGTTGCCATCTTTGACGGAAACAATATAGTATCCTGCTTTCAGTCCGTTGAAGACATTGCCGGCCTGATAGGTCTTTCCGCCATCAGCAGAATACTGATAAGTACCGGTACCTCCTGTTGCTGTCAATGTAATGCTTCCGGTCATATCTCCCTTACATTTAACATTGACTTTCGATACGGTAATGACAATCGGGTCAGGCTCTGTAATGACAAAACTGCCGGTATCCATGCATCCTCTCTGGTCTTTTGCAAAGACACTGTATGACCCTTTGCCCAGCTTGACAAAATTACTGTCGTTCTGGTAAGTGGTTCCGTTCATTGAGAAGGAATAAGGACTGGTGCCTTTGTGTGCATGAACGGTGATTTTACCGTCATTAAGCCCGGCACAGGTAATGTTGTAGGCATCAATGTTAATATCAGGTTTCGGATAAATGGTTACCGGAATGGTAAGGCTGTCGGAACAACCATGATTGCTGGTGGCTACCAGTTTGACCTGATAGGTTCCGGCTGAAGCATACATTTTTGTTGCATGCATGGAAGTAGTGGTCGATCCGTCTCCGAAATACCATTTGTAAGTCAATACACCTGTATTGATGGAAGATGTATTGGTAAAGCTTGCCTGATTGCCATAACAAACATTGGCGGTTGTGAACGATACTGAAGGAGCATCGTAAACCGTTACTGATTTGGTAACGCTATCGGAACAGCCTTTATCAGAAACAGTAACCAGTTTTACCGTATAAGTGCCCGGAGCTGAATAGAGTTTGGTTGGATTAATGACAGTTGAACTTGAGCCATCGCCAAAATACCAGGTATGTGACATGGTACCGCTGCTGATGGTAGAGTTGTTGACAAAGCTGGCACTGTGTTTATCGCAGACATTGGCCGTACTAAAGGAAACTTTCGGCATGGCATATACAGTGATGGTTTTGGTTGAGCTGTCTTTACATCCGTAATTGGAAGTGGCTACCAGTTTTACATTGTAGCTATTGGCAACAGAATAGGTATGGTTCGGGCTCATAACAGTGGAAGTAGCGCCATCGCCAAAGTTCCATGCAAACGACATTGATCCGGAAGTAATGGTTGAATTATTATAGAAGCTGGCAGAACTGCCTTCGCAAATATTGTTAAAGGTAAAGGATACCACAGGCATCGGGTAAACGGTTACCTGACTTGAGATGGTGGATACACAACCTTTATCGGAAGTAACTGTCAGTGTAACAGTGTAAGTTCCGGCAGCTGCATAAAGGTGGGCAGGACTGGTTTGCGTGGAGGTGGTGTTGTCTCCGAAATTCCACAAATAACTCATGGTACCACTGCTGATGGTACTGCTGTTGGTAAAGCTGGTGCTGGTACCGTAACACACATTGCTGGCACTGAATCCGGCAACCGGCAACGGATAAACAGTTACCTGCTTGCTTAAAGTATCAATACAACCTTTGTCAGTGGTTGCCTGCAACACAACTGTAAAGGTACCACTGGCAGAATAGGTATGATAAGGACTTACATTATTGCTGCTGTTACCATCTCCAAATGTCCAGTAATAACTGTTGCTGCCACCCGATACGGATGAGGTGTTTTTGAATTCAATGGCCGTTCCCTGACAATCATTATTGGCGGTAAAGCTGACTGTCGGCATTGGATAAACGGTTACACTTGAATTATAAGTGGAAACACATCCTTTATCACTGGTAGCTTTCAGGCTTACGGAGTAAGTACCTGCCGAAGCATAGAGATAGCTCGGACTGGTGGAAGTTGAGGTATTGCCATCTCCAAATGTCCAGTAATAGCTCATCGTGCCGGAGCTGATTGTACTCGTATTGTTAAATGAAACATACTGTCCGTCACAGACATTATTGGCACTAAAGCCTGCAACCGGCACCGGATTGACATTCACAGTCTTGACCACACTTGCCACACAACCCTTATCGCTGGTGATGACCAGTTCAACGCTGTATGTTCCACTGGAGGCATAAGTATAGTTCGGGCTGACGTTGTTGGAAGTATTTCCATCTCCAAATTTCCAGAGATAACTCATTGATCCTGAAGAAATAGTTGAATTATTGGAGAAGCTTACAGCATTGCCGTTACATACATCATTGGCAGTAAATGAAGCAACCGGCATCGGATTCACAGTAACTGTCTGAGTTATACTGTCTTTGCAGCCGTTTGATGTACTGACCACCAGTTTGACGGTATATGTACCGGCTGATGCATATTTATATTTAAAGCTTGTTGCTGTGCTTGTGTTTCCATCACCCAGATACCACATATAATCCATGGTTCCTGAACTGATAGTGCTTGTATTGGTAAATACTGTTGAGTCACCTGAACAAACCGTTGTAGCGCTGAAGCCTGCATGTGGTGCAGGATAAACCACCACCTGTTTAATCAGACTGTCTTTACAGCCATTGTTGGTGGTTGCTATCAGTTTTACGTCAAATGTTCCTGAACCAGTATAGGTATGTGTCGGGCTGGTGTTGGCTGAAGTTGATCCATCACCAAAGTTCCAGCTATAGCTATTGGTACCGCTACTTACACCTGAATTATTGGTGAAGGAGACCTGATTACCTTCGCACACATTGGCAGCAGTGAAGCTGACCACCGGCATCGGATAGACTGTTACTGTCTTGCTGATGCTGTCTTTGCAGCCATTACCTGAGGTAACTACCAGTTTTACCGTATAAGTGCCTGCAGATGCATAGGTGTAAACCGGATCGGATGAGGTGCTGCTGTTGCCGTCTCCGAATGTCCAGACATAACTCATCGTGCCGCTGCTGATCGTGCTCGTGTTGGTGAAGCTGGTGGCTGTGCCTTTACAGACATCGCTGGCATTGAAGCCTGCCACAGGCTGCGGATACACTTCTACGGTCTTCACCAGACTGTCCACACATCCATTATTGGTAGTGGCTATCAGTTTTACACTGTATGTGCCACTGGCTGAATAGGTATAATTAGGACTGGTATTATTCGAGGTGTTGCCATCTCCGAAATTCCACAGATAGCTGTTACTACCGCTGCTTACACTTGAGCTATTGACAAAGTTCACAGCCTTGCCGTTGCAGACATTGGCGGCTGTGAAGCTGACCACCGGCATCGGATAGACCGTTACTGTCTTGCTGATGCTGTCTTTGCAGCCATTAGCTGAGGTAACTACCAGTTTTACCGTATAGGTGCCTGCAGATGCATAGGTGTAAACCGGATCGGATGAGGTACTGCTGTTGCCGTCTCCGAATGTCCAGACATAACTCATCGTGCCGCTGCTGATCGTGCTGGTATTGGTGAAGCTGGTGGCTGTGCCTTTACAGACATTGCCGGCATTGAAGCCTGCCACCGGCTGCGGATACACTTCTACGGTTTTCACCAGACTATCCACACATCCATTGTTGGTAGTGGCTATCAGTTTTACACTGTATGTGCCACTGGCTGAATAGGTATAATTAGGACTGGTATTATTCGAGGTATTGCCATCTCCGAAGTTCCACAGATAGCTGTTACTACCGCTGCTTACACTTGAGCTATTGACAAAGTTCACTGCCGTGCCGTTGCAGACATTGGCGGCTGTGAAGCTGACTACCGGCATCGGATAGACTGTTACCGTCTTGCTGATGCTGTCTTTGCAGCCATTATCTGAGGTAACTACCAGTTTTACCGTATAGCTGCCTGCAGATGCATAGGTGTAAACCGGATCGGATGAGGTGCTGCTGTTGCCGTCTCCGAATGTCCAGACATAACTCATTGTGCCGCTGCTGATCGTGCTGGTATTGGTAAAGCTGGTGGCTGTGCCTTTACAGACATTGCCGGCATTGAAGCCTGCCACCGGCACCGGATAGGCGGTTATTGTCGAAATGGCTGTATCTTTACAACCCTTGTCCGAAGTGGATATCAGGGTAACAGTATAAGTATTTGCAGTAGTATAGGTATGTAACGGATTGACCGAAGTTGATGAGGTATAATCTCCGAAGTCCCAGACATGGGTTAAGGTGCCGGAACTTACAGTTGAAGTATTGCTGAAGCTAATGGATTTTCCGGTACAGTTGTCGGTAGCACTGAAGGCAGATACTGGTTTTGGATAAATACTGATTGATTTGACCGTTGAATCCTTACATCCGAAGTTGCTTGTGGCTACAAGGGTAACATTGTAGCTGCCATCAGCATTGTAATAATGACTGGGTGATGCAGTCGTGCTGCTGCTTCCGTCTCCGAAATTCCAATTACTGGTAAACGTTCCGCTGGTGATATAGGTAATATTGTTAAAGCTTGCATTCTGGCCATAGCAAACGTCATTGAGGGTGAAGTTAACAATCGGATTCGGATATATGGTCACGTTATAGGTGAATACATCTGTACAGTTATTGTCAGTTATCACTGTTAAGGTTACCACATAAGTACCTGAAGACTGATAGAGATGTTTCGGGTGCTGAACTGTTGAAGAATCACCATCGCCAAAGCTCCAGATATAACTCATGGTTCCTGAAGAAAGGGTCGAAGTATTGGTAAACACAGTAGAATCGCCAAAGCAATTGTTATTGACAGTGAAGGAAGCTACCGGCAGCGGTGTAACCTTAACAACAGAAACTGCTGTGTCGCGGCAACTGTAATTGGAAGTAACTATTAACTGAACGGTATAATTACCTGCCGAATTATAAAGATGAACCGGGTTCTTAACTATAACTGCCCCACTGCCATCTCCCATGTTCCACAGATAAGAGGTAATGCTGCCACTGCTTACACTTGAAGAATTGTAGAAGTTAATGGCCTGATTGACACATCCTGCATCATGCGTAAATACAGCATCAGGTTTCGGATATACTGTCAATGTTTTGACAACTGTATCCTTACACCCTTTATCGGTTGTTTCAACCAGCATAACATTGTAATTGCCTGATACAGCGTATTTATGCTTCGGATGCTGGTCAGTTGAGTTATAGGTATCAGCAAAGTCCCAGTAATGAGTAGCAATGCTTCCTCCTGAAATGGTGCTGAGGTTGGTAAAGGCAAGGGTATCATCCAGACAGGCATTGGCTACACTGAAGTCAACACTGCTCTGCGGATGGACGGTAATCTGTTTTGTCAGTGAATCTGTACATCCATTGTTGGTGGTCGTAATCAGTTTAACATCATAAGTTCCTGCAGAAGCATAAACTTTACCTGTTGGATTTTGCAGGGTTGAGCTGCTACCATCTCCAAATGTCCATGCAAATCCGGTAACTGATCCTGATGAAACAGTCGAACCGTCTGTGAAATCAAAGCTGTTGCCTTTCAGACATTGCTTGTCGTTGTTGATGCTGAAGCTGACTGTTGTTTGCGGATCTACCGTAACTGAGCTGCTGGCAGAATCCAAACAGCCATTATTGGTGGTAACAATCAGTTTTACAGTGTAAGTGCCGGCTGAAGTATATACCTTGGTCGGATGCTGGGTGGTGGCATTGCTGCCATCTCCAAATGTCCAGTTCCAGTTGGTAATGCTACCGGAACTAACCGTTGAAATATCTGTAAAGCTGAAGCTATTGCCGCTCAGACATTGTTTATCGTCATTGATATTAAATCCGGCTGTTGATTGCGGATAAACAACAACATTCTTAATAACTGAATCAATACAACCTTTATCGGTAGTAACCATCAGTTTGACTGAATAGGTTCCGGCTGCAGAATAGCTATGTGTCGGGTTTTGAGATGATGATACATTTCCGTCTCCGAAACTCCATGACCATCCGGTTATACTTCCCGAACTGACTGTAGAATTATCTGTAAAGCTAAAGCTGTTGCCACTCAGGCATTGCTTGTCGTCATTAATGCTGAAGTCGGCAGCAGATTGCGGATAAACGGTAACGGATTTACTGACAGAATCCTGACATCCGTTGTCTGTTGTTACAATCAGTTTCACCGTATATGTTCCGGCAGAAGTATAGGAATGGGTTGGATTCTGAGTTGTTGAGGTTCCTCCGTCTCCGAAGTTCCAGTTCCAGGCAGAAATGCTACCTGAACTGACCGTTGAAAGATCAGCAAAGCTAAAGCTATTGCCACTCAGACACTGTTTATCGTTGTTGATACTGTAATCAGCCACAGATTGCGGGAATACAATCACTTGTTTGACTATGGTATCTTTACATCCGTTGTCAGTCGTTACAATCAGGGTAACGTCAAAGGTGTCAGGTACGGAATAGGTCTTTCCTGAAGGATTTTGTGCAGTTGATGTGGTTCCGTCACCAAAATTCCAATCGTATGATACAATAGAACCTGAACTGACTGTACTGGTATTTGTAAAGCTGAAGCTGTGACCACTGTAACATTGTTTGTCATCGTTAATGGTGAAGTCAGCCATTGGTTTGGGATAAACAGTAACTGTTTTTACAACGGTATCTTTACCACCAGTATTAGTGGTTACAATAAGCTGAACATCATAGGTTCCTGATGCAGAATATTGATGGGTCGGATGCTGAAGGGTTGATGTAGTTCCATCGTCAAAGTCCCAGTGATGTGAAACAAATGTTTGTCCCGGAGGTGCATAACTGGTATTGGTAAAGGTGGTTGTAAAGCCGTAACATTCGTTGGTATAGTTAAAGTTTGCACCCGGCTTCGGATAAATAATCAACTGATTGACCTGAGTATCTTTACAACCGTAGTCAGAGACAACAATCTGAGATACATAGAAGGTATCATAGGTCAGGTATTTATGTTTTGGATTTTGCAGGGTGCTGTTTGTTCCATCATCAAAATCATAATAGAACCCGACAATTGATCCACTTGTGATAGTTGAGGAGTCGGAGAACTGAACAGTATCGTCAATACTTGAATTCGGGGCATAGAAATCGGCTACCGGTTTCGGATAAACGGTAATGTTATTGGTTGTAGAGTCTTGACAACCATTGTTGGTTGTAACTATCAGTTTTATGGTGTAATTGCCCGGGTTGCTGTAAATGTGGCTTCCATTAGTGGATGAACTGGTGTTGCCATCTCCGAAATTCCAGAGGCTGGCGGTTATTGAACCACTTGAAACCGTACTGGTGTTGAATGTAGTTGCAGGATTTTCACGACAGGTATTTCCTGTAGTAAAAGATGCCACCGGCTGTACATCTACGGTAACTTGTTTGGTAATGCTGTCTTTACAGCCATTGTTCGTGGTAACTACCAGTTTTACATTATATGTTCCGGCTGTACTGTATGTCTTGGCAGGAGGATTCTGACTGGTGGAAGTCGTTCCGTCTCCAAAGGTCCAGTAATAGCTCGTAATCGTGCCTGATGACACTGATGAATTATCAGTATAGGTAAAGCTGTTGCCACTCAGACATTGCTTATTGTCATCTATGGTAAAGTCAGCTACAGGCTGAGGATCGACTGTTACCTGTTTCGTGATGCTGTCTTTACAGCCATTGTTCGTGGTTGCCACGAGCTTGACATTGTATGTGCCGGCTAAGCTGTAGCTGATTCCTGACGGATTCTGGCTGGTCGAAGTGTTCCCATTGCCAAAGGTCCAGCTCCAGCCACTGACACTGCCGCTTGATACGGTGCTGCCATCGGTAAAGCTGAAACTGTTTCCGCTCAGACATTGCTTGTCGTCAGCTATGCTGAAGTCGGCTACCGGCTGCGGATCGACTGTTACCTGTTTCGTGATGCTGTCTTTACAGCCGTTGTTCGTGGTAACTACCAATTTGACATTATATGTTCCGGCTGTGCTGTATGTCTTGGCAGGTGGATTCTGACTGGTGGAAGTCGTTCCGTCTCCAAAAGTCCAGTAATAGCTCGTAATGGTACCTGATGTTACTGAAGAGTTATCTGTATAGGTAAAGCTGTTGCCACTCAGACATTGTTTATTGTCATCTATGGTAAAGTCAGCTACAGGCTGCGGATCGACTGTTACCTGTTTCGTGATGCTGTCTTTACAGCCATTGTTCGTGGTTGCCACCAGTTTTACATTATAAGTACCGGCTAAGCTGTAGGTGATTCCTGACGGATTCTGGCTGGTCGAAGTGTTCCCATTGCCAAAGGTCCAGCTCCAGCCACTGACACTGCCACTCGATACGGTGCTGCCATCGGTAAAGCTGAAGCTGTTTCCGCTCAGACACTGCTTGTCGTCAGCTATGCTGAAGTCGGCTACCGGCTGCGGATCGACTGTTACCTGTTTCGTGATGCTGTCTTTACAGCCGTTGTTCGTGGTAACTACCAGTTTTACATTATATGTTCCGGCTGTACTGTATGTCTTGGCAGGAGGATTCTGACTGGTGGAAGTCGTTCCGTCTCCAAATGTCCAGTAATAGCTCGTAATCGTGCCTGATGACACTGATGAATTATCAGTATAGGTAAAGCTGTTGCCACTCAGACATTGTTTATTGTCATCTATGGTAAAGTCTGCTACCGGCTGCGGATCGACTGTTACCTGTTTCGTAATGCTGTCTTTACAGCCGTTGTTGGTCGTTGCTACCAACTTGACATTGTAAGTACCAGCTACACTATAGGTGATTCCTGACGGATTCTGGCTGGTCGATGTGTTCCCGTTGCCAAATGTCCAGCTCCAGCCACTGACACTGCCACTCGACACGGTGCTGCCATCGGTAAAGCTGAAACTGTTACCGCTCAGACATTGCTTGTCGTCAGCTATGCTGAAGTCGGCTACCGGCTGCGGATCGACTGTTACCTGTTTCGTGATGCTGTCTTTACAGCCATTGTTGGTCGTTGCCACCAGCTTGACATTGTATGTGCCGGCTGCACTATAGGTGATTCCTGATGGATTCTGGCTGGTCGAAGTATTCCCATTGCCAAAGGTCCAGCTCCAGCCACTGACACTGCCGCTCGATACGGTGCTGCCATCGGTAAAGCTGTAACTGTTACCGCTCAGACACTGCTTGTCGTCAGCTATGCTGAAGTCGGCTACCGGCTGCGGATCGACTGTTACCTGTTTCGTAATACTGTCTTTACAACCGTTGTTCGTGGTAACTACCAGTTTTACATCATAAGTACCGGCTAAGCTGTAGCTGATTCCTGATGGATTCTGGCTGGTCGAAGTGTTCCCATTGCCAAAAGTCCAGCTCCAGCTTGCAATGCTGCCACTCGACACGGTGCTGCCATCGGTAAAGCTGAAGCTGTTCCCGCTCAGACACTGCTTGTCATCAGCTATGCTAAAGCCGGCCACCGGATTCGGA includes the following:
- a CDS encoding PorP/SprF family type IX secretion system membrane protein, which produces MKKNRIINLWIVAMLFSLSLSAQQLPVYDLYHLNRILINPANTGDYGTWSAFLDSRNQWVGINGAPKTRIFGVHGLLKNNMGIGGFVISDRTGLLDRMSMNLNYAYMVKLAENHQLTFALNGVLTENQFLMSNAQVKDYNDNLLTLQSFEGMRFDAGFGFRYNFKKLEVGFSVPYLLQSKVRYFTAENNEYVFDFYRHFNAIVSYRFNLKNDNWAIEPVLVYRDARHSPSQLDLNVVTKWKNQYWLGLGYRNSGRTWVESAGGGDYTEINLSLANSYFLLSGGITLLNNIDIAYGYEVSNSSIYDRSHGTHEIMLIYTFGQGRKGKSYDEDIKMLKENQLAMTAKLDTLGNKMDANIATTNSIAGVNNQQSKMIEGLKEDIDKLRNDLANLPQQPGTTPSTKEGTTEKVVEKVTVVSGGGYNSVYFKTGSYILSREAKTELLKFIALAKDATNKIEISGYADDVGEEETNLLLSQQRAKEVYNYLVKNGIAPERITMNYYGEEKPLVPNTSYEARSLNRRVDVMMVK
- a CDS encoding PKD domain-containing protein is translated as MKKAMKTLSLVLAAALMMTKSFGDVASFIYTSACDGSAVKFTSTSTVTSGTIVLYEWDFNADGNFSDATGPVVTKLFASAGSYPVGIRIRSSLNVVTTAYKTITVNPLAVASFTATDACLGEANTFKSTSTISGGSIVKYKWDFNNDLIYDDSSGTDVSRLFNTPGSYTVGLMVITDSGCISTVLKTVKVNPLPVVDFNFDKTCFHDTTEFTVTSSVAGGSISKYYWNFDGDPLYEQTTTSPDNRLSFIAPGNYLVQVKSESDKGCVKDTVKLVVIAPRPTLNFTFSNTCVGYDINIDNSFSYAKTYLWKFGDGNTSTAANPVHVYNDAGTYTIELSGSSAYGCNDMISKNITIHPTPSAGFNAQDVCLGNTVSFENLSQPNGAPIKDYYWDFDDNHGEINQNPKHLYQSPGTYQVSLIVANIFACSDTFVKAVNVWALPSVTITAGGPTEFCRNDSVVLTVSPAINTILWSTGENTFTITAKNSGKYRALVFDNHGCVNKDSIMVTVNELPVIMVSPEDTAVSLGKPVPLLAWGANTYSWSPPDYLDNAFKSDPVSLPLQTITYTVTGEDLKGCKNTKSLKVTVNLDYTLDLVNMLTPNGDGANDIWDIGLKYYSDNEVVIYDRWGVEVYRQKAYADNWDGMYKGNPVPEGTYYYFIRFDNSDKVYSGYLTILR